The genomic interval GAAACAAATTAACGGTGGTGAATATGTGTAACGATGTATCCttaaattgtgaaatatgtatgtacattcaaatatttggcCTTGACCAGACATGGTGTATTGGTAAAATCACTTAAATGGATATGACCAATTGACAAAGTAatgaaaagtttgttttaaacctGGCATGATATATTACGCAAGATATATTCCTTCAATCGAggataatatacatgtacatatacatgtgcTTTGTGTTGGATTGTGATGAGTTTGATAAATAAGACAATAGACGAATGGTATCTAATACTTTGATCTTGTTTCGCATCACGTTGCCTCTTATTGTTCCGTCTTCTATCCCATTTTGTTAACCATGAAACATATCTAACAGCTTtgtgttctttaaatattattcagTTTAACTGCTATATACATTTCTTTTGCTTGGAAtagtatacattgtatattaaaacgtATTGGAATCTGTATTCCTACAAGTATTAACATTTACTTTATAACATAGAACTCAAAATCatgtataattttgaatttttaatgaagattttaatatacatgtgcatggaaaatattattatataatcaaaagcaattctataaaataaagtttaaaatgataagaGATAATATACAAGTTTATTATAATTAGTAAAAATAAAGTGTAATTATGCTTATGAAAACACACATAATATAACATGAAATCATATGGCTGtacaaataaatacagaaaattCAGCATTTCTATACAAATGCTACACAATTTAACAACCTATAGTCACGTTGCCCGTCCTTTACTAAAGTTCACGAGTAAAAACATGTAACAAGTAACTGTTGTAATTTGTAATGGATGTATTTTGATTCTATCATTATATCGGTGATACCATTAACCAGTGTATATAAATCACTTATGGCATTACACATGAATATGAAACTGATGGTATTTGTAAAACTGAATCACGCCCATAAACATCGCTTacagttttatatgaaaatgaatacaatacCCAATTTACTCTTTGTTCTCTATGCGGAATTATAATATACTAGTGTTTACTTGTAGAAAAGGTCATGTTTCAGTGGTTAACATGACCACCAATGACGAAAGATCACCAACATGACTACCAATGACGAAAGATCACCAACaaggaaactacatggacaaacccactagtTGAAATTTTAACGAAGGCTATGTTTAATGTCACAATGTTAAGACCTAAccgacactaaacgagagacacattaGATTATACAAAAGgtcttgcaaaaaaaaaaaaatagcgtACAAGACCAAGAAGCCGAACAATATGTATGAGCCCACTTTCCAAACTGAATGTGATAGTGTAAGATAAAGTACTCAGTATTTGTTTAAGATAATATCACAAACCAAAAGTACtgattattgatgaaatataatgtcaaaactATGTGTACTTGTGTAAGATAGTTCCACATACCAAATGTACTGAGTATTTGTGTAAGATAATGTCACACTCCAACTGTACTGCGTATTTGTGTAAGATAATGTCCCGCTCCAAATGTACTTTGTATTTGTGTAAGATAGTTTCACATACCAAATGTACTAAGTATTTATGTAAGATAATGTCACGCTCCAAATATACTTTGTATTTGTGTAAGATAGTTTCACATACCAAATGTACTGAGTATTTGTGTAAGATAATGTCACACTCCAAATGTACTTAGTATTTGTGTAAGATAGTCTCACATATCAAATGCGCTGAGTATTTGAGTAATATAGTGTCACACACCAAATGTACCGAGTATTTGAATAATATAGTGTCACACACCAAATGTACTGAGTATTTGAGTAATATAGTGTCACACACCAAATGTACCGAGTAGTTGAGTAATATAGTGTCACATACCAAATGTACCGAGTATTTGAGTAATATAGTCTCACATACCAAATGTACCGAGTATTTGAATAATATAGTGTCACACACCAAATTTACTGATTATTTGAGTAATATAGTGTCACGTACCAAATGTACCGAGTATTTGAATAATATAGTGTCACACACCAAATTTACCGAGTATTTGAGTAATATAGTGTCACACACCAAATGTACCGAGTATTTGAGTAATATAATGTCACATACCAAATGTACCGAGTATTTGAGTAATATAATGTCACATACCAAATGTACCGAGTATTTGAATAATATAGTGTCACACACCAAATGTACCGAGTATTTGAGTAATATAGTGTCACACACCAAATGTACCGAGTAGTTCAGTAATATGGTGTCACATACCAAATGTACCGAGTATTTGAGTAATATAGTCTCACATACCAAATGTACCGAGTATTTGAATAATATAGTGTCACACACCAAATGCACCGGTTATTTGAGTAATATAGTGTCACCGACACCAAATGCACCGGTATTTGAGTAATATAGTGTCACCGACACCAAATGTACCGGTTATTTGAGTAATATAGTGTCACACACCAAATGCACCGGCTATTTGAGTAATATAGTGTCACATACCAAATGTATTGAGTATTTATATAAGATGATGTCACACACAAAATGTACCGATTATTTGTGTTACATCATATCAAGAAAATGAGTATATAATGAAAACGAACATACAAAACCCCCAGGAAGGTCATTATGGGGGTAATAAGCGTTATGCTACCGTTTGCAATTAAAATTAGAAACTAACACTCGTCAATCAACTAAAAAAAACCACGACCGAAAAGCCATTTTGAACCAATTGGCTAGGCTATAGAAGTTGAACTTAATTAAAAATTCACTTGGTATGATTGTCGGGGTAAAGCGACGATCATTCAATAATTCGAGACATTGGATTCTTAGTTcatatgcaaacagtagtaAGAATCAACCACAGTACTAATCCAGAAGCTACACATTTAAGGAAGACCCTTAATAATGTACTAGATCAATGCCTAACGTAAACCATGTACCACAACACGTTTATCGAAACAACATATCGCCTAAACTGTAtgccaaaaaaaagttgtttgattttaatttgtgAATGCCTATCCAAGTATATTTTTGTCATCCATTGCATGTTCGGTTTATTAACCAAATGGAAAAAAGGGCGACGTCATCGCCGCACCTAGCTGTCTTGGGGTGGTTCATTATGGTTTAGATGTTAAAGAGTTTGCGCACGCTGGTCTCTATAGCATTCAGTGCATAGGTCTGCATTCAAAATATGTCAGGTATTTAGAAAAATTGTCGCAGACATATATCTGATAAAGTGTCATGACcatgtattaaacaaaaatacgtAACATAAAACATGATCCTCAGCATAATCGATAGAAAAGAAAAGATGTGCACAGAAATATGTGCGAACGCAAACTTCCATTTACATTATGTGCGCATGCGAAAAGAAATGCATATCTGTTTTATGCCttcgttttacaaaaaaacacattataaaacCATTACtccttaaacatatttgttttgttgcgCTGCCCCTATGTAAGGCCGAGGGGGATAACAGCTGTTGTTAAGATTGTTCAGACTGGTGTTACTGGCGTGTCCTTGTGGCGTTGTATTGTTTGAGGCCGAGTCACCACTGATGTTGACATCCTCATTAAATATACCACCGGAAAAGTCGCCAACGGAAGACCTACGCTGGACGTCGATTGTTGAGAGGTACCCGTCGTCACCCATTGTTGGCGTCAAGTAGGTCTGTCGTCGTGCTGAGGTGTGAAGAAGATAAACAATGGCATGAACTAACATAATGTTGGTCATAAGAAACTTTAAATAGTGTACTTCATTTTAGGGCGATAAATATATTTCCCTCATCGAAAGCAATCTCGGTACTTCATTGCGTTTACTGACACACGCAGGGCAGAAAACGtttctttcaatgaaatagcaTGATCCGATATAAgtaaataattttcaacttgAAAGATTACCAATGACCACGTACAGGGGTTTCGTTCCTAAATGTATAAGAATGTATAGAAATGAACACACGACGTAATCTAATTGGCTTGGATTCTGTAGAGGTCCTCTGGCGGCACCAATAAAGCATAATTGTCTATTCATGATTACAACATTTTCCTACAAAAATGCCACACCGCACTCAATTAAGCGGGACCTAATAGTATATCGGAGTTATTTGACGATGCGCAAACCTGCACTCAAAGGTTTGattgaagaaaacaacaacaatagtcACGAAACCTTTGCATCAACATGATGTTTCGACGAGTGTATTTTACAGTGTAACTAACTTAAGTGTAACAAACTGGTGCAATATTTACAAACCAGTACATAAATCGGCGGTTTGTGTGTACACGTATGATAAAAGAGTTTGGCGTggaatttaacaaataatgacgAAAGGCATTTGGCATGAGATTAGGTGGAGAGGCAGCAACCAAGGAACAGAATAACATGacaattatgcaccagtcaattgtaaccatgcccccagGTCCGGCGGGGATAGCGGgtatagcgggggaaatgggccgtgtttgtACCTTCCAGgttgccccgcagtgccgaatgaatgcgatggttttgttttcgcgccgaaaatagcggggaatgggcctaaacTATAGCATGTCCCTAAGGTACGATGGCATTAAGCGGGGATTTACCAGCTGTTGTCCCAGCAGGACGGAGATTTTACCGGGGATAAGCtgaaccgaaagtaaaagtctcggctattccccggacctgggggccgtggttacaatttagTGATGCATTACTTAAGCTCGTCCGTAATGAATTGATACTGATTTTAAACAGATCagtaacattcaaatatgttgGAATAAGTTGACCATACCTGCTCGCTTTCTCCTGCCTTGAACCACTTTACACAAGGTGACTATCAGCACCAAGAGCAACATACAACAAAAGCTCGCTGTAACGAATGTTGCAGTTATGTAAGCCTGTTTTGAATTGTCAGCAGGTGGCGGGCTTGgtctgaaaatgaaataaaaaagaaaatatgacatGGAAAGTATACAGCAatttcatactttttttaaacagtgtCAGGATACGCACGCTGTAACAAACGCTACAACGATATAGGTCACTATTTAATTTAATAGGAGTTAGGGTTGTCCttaagaagaagaaaaaatgtcaacagCCAGTGTCAGGATACAGCACACCCTAGCTGTAACAAACGCTGAAGTGTTGTACGCCATAAATTACCCCAACAACCAGTTTACTGTTTTCCTGAATCGGAAAAtggacgccattttggtacaatACATAGATTAGTAACCAAATATGGAAAACTATAGGTCACCGCCTGACctgtcctggaccaatggcgttgtgTAATCCATGTTGTAGGCGTGATATATCTATATACAATGTagtcattattgaacattaaATTGGGTCATGGgcaatttaaaaatgtgtggTTAGCGGCTCTAACAGTAGTACGTGTCCCCGCCTCTCGCTTAATAGTTCGTGGGTCCAAGCCCTACCAGGCGGATGTTCATCAGCTACCAGAAATAAGTAAACTATTCActaaaattttatgttttcctCTGTTTTAGTATGGTAACAGTTGCTACACAACAAAATGAGTGTTGATCGTTGGCGCATACAATGTTCTATTTGAAATACAGTCAAAGCTTACGTAGTTGTTGGATCACTAAAGCAAATACTGCACTCAGGGTTATTAATTTTGTCACATGTTGACTCCCTGAACGCATACGCCCACTCTTCTTCAAGCTGAAATGAAAATAGAACTATCGGCTTCATAGCTTTGAAGTAACACCTACTGACAAGTAAAAATCCCCTCTGATTAAGTATTTATCGAGTTATAACTGGTGTTTTGCAAAGAAATCAGCTGGCATCAGTGAAAAGCGGGTCGAATTAGGAAAGAACGGAATACTTTCGAAGTGTTATCCTGCAAGTACAGTTTTGAATGTGTAATACACGCTTAGACATGTGCATTTACCGAGTTAAAACTACATTTGACAGAATTCCTAAAGCTGTTAAAGGGTTAAAACTGTTTATGCTACTAAGATATTCGTTGGGCATCAGTAGAGATCAAAGATGCTCTTTATAATCAAGCCTTGTTTATCGGAAACCGAATGTGACACGAGTTTTGACTAGGATTGCCTATTAACATTTGTATCATTTAACTCAATACAAAACATACCTGAACATATTTATAGTCCacgttgatatttattttgtaaatttggaAGGTGTTCAAGTCATAAGGCCTTTTCTTAAAAGTAGACTTGCGTTTACTACAAAGTTTGTCTAGTAAAATCAAATACCTGATCATAATATACGCCCTTGTCATCTTTCTTTATCTGGTACGTGTTCAGGTCAATAAGCCCATCGTGACTCGTAACATTGTATACGGATTTAAGCGATGTTCCGGAAACGGCGAATTTTTGTTTAAGCACGTGTTTCATGAGCACTTCCGGTTGTCTTAGATACTCTTCACAAATGGTGGACGTATTGCTGTTACCtgtgaaaatttatttttagtaatcGTTTTAATATAGCTTAAATCACAACATGAAACGTAAGGATAATTATACTGTctcaaattaaataatagttttcgGCATCGCGTTCTTTCTTTCGTTAAACCAGAACGAAAACTCTTGTGTTATATTAGTGTAAATCAATGCAAAATCTATCTTATTTCTAGACATAAACTGGTAGGcttcttcaaaacaataaaatttcaatCGGTATTAAGCTATTggtattttgttaaacattttgcaCTTACATAGTTCATTTAGCGCCAATTTTGCACCCTTCAGTAGCGTCTCGACGCCGATGGCGGCGAAAGGCGACCACGTCTCCACCTTAAAGCAACGCTGATCCGGCGTGACGCGGTAACAGTTTTCAGCTTTCAGGTATTGGGATGAGCTGTTAAGGCAAATGTATCGCAATAACTTTGCTGTGAAAACATTAACTATTTTCTCACTTCTAAGCGTGGCGTGTTATTCAATGACATCACGCATATCTGGTTATTTAAGGATAATGGAAAGAAAATGCTTAATCGCATCAAGAACTTTTTAAGTGACAGCTGGAGGCATAATCAATCGAAAATCGTAGGCAAATGGTTTACCTGCATTTTGCATCGCCTTTCGTTTTATCAAAGCTCCATTCATAATAGCAATCGAAATAGTCTTCCATATATTCCGTGAGCCAAGCCGACTTTTTCTCAGCTTTTGAAATTTCTTCAATGTGTTCATTTATGTACTCCGGAATCCGCAATTCGTGTGCAAGTGTTATAGACCCTTCCAAGTTGTTCGCACCTGTAATGATGTCTCTATTTCCCCATCCTTCTGATGCAATAAAGATGAAGCCTTTCATGGTTTTCAATGATCCAATCAGTTTCACTACATCAAAGGAGCTGAGGTACACCATTATTATCTTCGGCATGTTCTCTTGTTCCAGTTCGCTTACAATGGCATCCAAATCTACATCCGACTTCTGTTCTACCATAACAACTTGTCCAACACAAATATTGTGTGCCACAGCTTGAGAAACAACAGCATCTTTACCCCCTCTACCGTATGCGGTGTCCGAATAAAGCACCTGAATCAGATTGGAGCCAAGTTTCTTGAcgatttctatcattttttgtgCTTGATAAAGATCATTCGGAATCATACGCATGAAGAAGGGGAATTGATTTCTATTACTTAATGCTGGACTTGTACTTCCGTAAGAAACTTGCACTGACTTTATTCTGGTTAAGATTGACGCAACCTGCATGCTATTGTCGCTTGTCCATCCTCCAATGTACCCCAATATGTTTGACCTCACCTTTTTAAATCCACCGTTTTCATATATTCCCTGATTAAGCAATTGAAGCAATCTAGCTGCTACTACTTGTGGATCATTGCAAGAGTCAATTATGATGACGCCAATGTTTGCATTAGGGATTTCagtaatatacttttttttcgCCTCCATTACCGTCGCTTTGATGCTTTCAGCGACGTCCACACCGCCTTGTTTGACGTTACCACATTGTAACGCATTACCGGACGTAGTATGAACGGGGACTATGCCGACGATATACATATCTCCCTCTGTAACATCGATCGGTGGTGATTCTCTCATAGGGCACTCGGTGCACTGCCGTCCGTCGGGGCATTCTGGTCGGAGGACGTCGGGGTAAACATGTTCCTTGCCGTTAGTTGTGTATTGCCGTATGTTCTCCGAGCGAAAAATGTATTCCTTTGTTTGAGTGGAGTATTCCA from Mya arenaria isolate MELC-2E11 chromosome 7, ASM2691426v1 carries:
- the LOC128239835 gene encoding uncharacterized protein LOC128239835, whose product is MHGLSSIIFTVLTFFVTSTSTQEIVLQGNVYIEGVFTVYENEAGGCGKTLPFSVQHIEAVTWQLRKLNNGVGLRVWATCGSLARARQIAYNISLQLDDAASDTLAVLGPENSEEAEVVFRLLGDLPASVRPLHISFSADGDVFTDKDAFNNFFRVIPPETATVESVAKFLSEMLWTYVAVFHDNSTQSLSRLEYLKELVMSNGIITCFPRVFVRNGEALTNIEDDLKEIYEADKRINGVLILGGVELWQTVSAAIDSKVASTNSSYERPVVLFITDSNLSLQATEDPSVSEKGLYISSPRTIELTSFKEGWTELLTNSTNGTSYVQTMIEQHHAVLCTAVASDVCTAKALKLFPLSVHSPYAILATLLISNVFKNMCPSYKLSCINIKGRQSLITNMEKSFSFEARDFSTLLRFSFQKGSPEIQISHVSDKFYGSVIYNKVRSSNTTPDWKFIEALEYSTQTKEYIFRSENIRQYTTNGKEHVYPDVLRPECPDGRQCTECPMRESPPIDVTEGDMYIVGIVPVHTTSGNALQCGNVKQGGVDVAESIKATVMEAKKKYITEIPNANIGVIIIDSCNDPQVVAARLLQLLNQGIYENGGFKKVRSNILGYIGGWTSDNSMQVASILTRIKSVQVSYGSTSPALSNRNQFPFFMRMIPNDLYQAQKMIEIVKKLGSNLIQVLYSDTAYGRGGKDAVVSQAVAHNICVGQVVMVEQKSDVDLDAIVSELEQENMPKIIMVYLSSFDVVKLIGSLKTMKGFIFIASEGWGNRDIITGANNLEGSITLAHELRIPEYINEHIEEISKAEKKSAWLTEYMEDYFDCYYEWSFDKTKGDAKCSSSQYLKAENCYRVTPDQRCFKVETWSPFAAIGVETLLKGAKLALNELCNSNTSTICEEYLRQPEVLMKHVLKQKFAVSGTSLKSVYNVTSHDGLIDLNTYQIKKDDKGVYYDQLEEEWAYAFRESTCDKINNPECSICFSDPTTTPSPPPADNSKQAYITATFVTASFCCMLLLVLIVTLCKVVQGRRKRAARRQTYLTPTMGDDGYLSTIDVQRRSSVGDFSGGIFNEDVNISGDSASNNTTPQGHASNTSLNNLNNSCYPPRPYIGAAQQNKYV